AGatctgctggaggtttaagggttaaataatAACTGCTGGTTGTGCAGGTTAGTGTTTGGGTTCTGATGGTCCTCACAAggacagaaatgtgtgtgtgttcttacaTTTCTGGTGGACAGGAAGTCCAAACCCTGAGCCACCTGGTAAGAAAACTTCATGAGGTCACAGATGGAAAGACTGTCTGACAAGACACCTGAGAGACAGAGATGGACGCTACAGATGAGCTCAGGTGCGAGTGCAGGTGGATTTAGGTGAATCTGATGACCTACCTGGGGCAGTTTGTCCTGGACTCAGAACCGGCTGCATCTCCTGGTACTCTGAACAGCACGAAATCCCGCTGTCACTGCAGCACACAATTGGACGTTACATGTCAGCTGACCATGTGCATAAACCTTCACCTGGACTTGTACAGGTGAGCCAATCAGAGAGGACCTACCTACGCAGCCTTGCCTGCTGCACTCCCAGGTTCTTATAGTACCACTTCTCCTCCACCTTATCCAGGCTCCACATGGATGCCATGAAGTGCTGAGCGTGAGCCCGCAGGAAATTAAGAAGGTCGCCATGACTACAGTATTCTGTGATCATGAACATGGGGCCTGGAGGAGGAAGGTGACAGGTGAGATTGTTGAGGaacatgagaaaaaataaacatgatgtTGTTCAGGGGATCAGATACTCTGATCAATAATTTACTGAACACAGTTTTCCAAAAGGTTCCTGGACGGGAAGGAATGGTGTATCTGCTGGGACGACTTCTCACAGAAGAGTGATCCACATTATGAGTTCTAAGAGCTAATTGTGGTCACATGTACACAACTGAACCAGATCTGGGAGTCTGGCCTCTACAGACCTGAGGGTTCTTGAAGGATCTGACTGGTTTCAAACCAGTTCAGACCAGTTCAGACAAGGggtatgaaaaaaaacaaaaaacaattctaaatctattttaatttaataaatctaaattaatacattaacttggagattgattttttttttatggtcatGTCCTCTTTTGTCATGACATGACCATACTCTCATGCGACTTACCTCAGCGAGCTCttacacacaactggtttcctgttaCCTACGTCCAgtcagcttctcttgccaagatgatgtcacattcagatgttttcattcaccagtgtggattactgTTGACATTAGCAGCcaacgctaagaccgcgggtTCTCACATttgcagctaacgctaagaccacgggTTCTCACATttgcagctaacgctaagaccacgggTTCTCATATCAGCatctaacgctaagaccgcgggtTCTCACATttgcagctaacgctaagaccgcgggtTCTCACATttgcagctaacgctaagaccacgggTTCTCATATCAGCatctaacgctaagaccgcgggtTCTCACATttgcagctaacgctaagaccacgggTTCTTATATttgcagctaatgctaagaccgcgggTTCTCACATttgcagctaacgctaagaccacgggTTCTCATATCAGCatctaacgctaagaccacgagttctcacattagcagctaatgatAAGGTTGCAGGTTTTCACATTAGCAGACAGACCGCAGACACCTCCAtgttcaacaacaggaagtgatgtcaccacacatgtatgtactttgaaataaatcggacatggtcatttaaagcCACATTTCCTATCGAACAGGTTTCCAAtttgtccttttatcaaacaggaaacagtctgatgctatttacctggtttccatgacgacatgtcatagctgctctctgtgtccacagcagtcagcacacacacacacacacacacacacacacacacacacacacacacacacacacacacacacacacacacacacacacacagaggacagagtgcacaAGTCTGAAAACATGTCAACCAGGTCCAGCTCATAGAGCCTTcccgccggcttttagtcccagtaaaaccagttcaTAAGCCTTCTCACTGGCTTTTATTCTGGCTTTACTGCGACTGAACCCATGTAAATATGGCCTTCCGGCCATTCTCCTAGgccagggctattcaattcggtcctacgagggcagcaatccagcaggtgactcaaattaattagtcattgttcagaacttgattggctgttagatccatttaatttgagtcaggtgtgttgaagcagggatacatggaaaacctgctggattgcggccctcgtaggaccgaattgaatagccctgtcCTAGGCTGTCTGGAATCCGGCCCTGGAGGGGTGGGGGTACTGTCACACCCTCACTTGGTCCAGCCAGGCACCACAGCCACCAACCTGAATCACTCCcctgatcatccacacctgtccctgatcatCTCACCCTCCAGTCCTGCACTACAGCCAAGCGCTCCCCGGATCCCTAACCAGTCACATCTGTCTCCCATTTACTCATCAGTCCTTATATACCCCAGCACCACATTCACTCCCTGTTGAACCTTAACCTATGCACCTACTTGGACTTATCCTCTTCCCCAGCCCAGCTCTGTGATTCCTGCTCCTCTGTCAGCTTCACCGGTTTCCTCCCAAGATGTAAGACCAATCATCCGATCTCtgttgtttaaaaagttttgaTAATCTTCCCTTGTCTCCAAGGCGGTCATGTGTAACAATAACTGAATTTGATTGTCACGTAAATgttgtataaaaatatttatctgagaatgtctttaacaTTCAAGTAAAAATGCTGCTGTTACACAGCCAGCTGGAAATGAATCAACATcgaatcaaatcagatttaatcatAATGTAATTGAAACAGGCTGTTGAGTGATGACACCCAGCTGGGTGTCATCAATGAGTGATGACACCCAGCCCTAGTTCAGACTGAATCCACCTGGTTCCAGATCAGTTCAGAAAAATTCCAGACCAAGTTCCAAAGCAGTTTAGACTGAACCAGCCTGGTTTCAGACCAGTTCAAAACAATTCCAGACCAAGTGTAAGACTGAATGTTCAAACTAAACCAGTCTGGAACAGCGGTGAACAGTGATGTAAGCAGAACAAGGTCTCTGAGGACCTCAAGAGGTCATGGTAGAGTACGtaacaaagaaaacaggaagtcagccaacaccaaacaggaagttcaGAAAACGGAAGGTAAAAGCAGGGCAGAAGAATCTAATCTAAAGACGACATAAACCCACATTGACTGACTCATTTATCATATATCATGATATATCATGATATCATCATCACCTCCTTGAGTGCATGCGCCCAGCAGGTTGACaatgttgtcatggtaaccaaGATGGCTGAGGATCTTCAGCTCGGACATTAGAGCCTCCCGTTCCTCCGAGTGAGCACTCGCTATTGATGAAAAGATCAAATATCTGTTTGTCCCTTCACAGAGTACAACAATGAttatgaagatgatgatgaatgcCAGCGGACTCACGTTTGAGCATCTTGACCGCGACTCTGGTAGCCTGGTTGTCAGTTCCAAGACCGAATGCTGTTGCCTCAACGACCTTCCCGAATGCCCCTGAACCCAACACGGCACCTGAAAGACAGCCAGTCAGAAACAGGATCGCAGACCGGAGAGGAAGGCTGAGGAAGACAACGGGTTCATACCAAGCCGCAGTTTGTCTCGAGGAAACTCCCACTTCTGATTGTATGGCAGCTGGGTGGGGTCAATGAAGGTGTAGCTGTTCCCGTCAGTGCTCTCAATGATTTTCCAGCGAATCTCATATTTGGGTTtctagaaaaagaagaatagaCTGATTGTTGGTATTTCCTGTCCATTTGCCGAGAATCTGAGAGTCCAACAGATGGATGTCTCCATCAGGACCGGACAACTCCCACAATCCTCCCCTGACTCTGTCATAGAAGAACGTGTACCAACACCAACAGTCACCCGCAtttaagataagttaaaataatcctttatttgttccacagtggggaaatttcaGTACAAAGAATAGCATTAGagataagaacaaaaaaactatacagaacaaaaactatataaaagtTCTATATAAAATCTACGAAGGAGTCTCTGTAAAAAGCATGTATACAGAATAAATTAATTGACTAATACGAACATcttcaacatttaaaaagactcAATTCAGAAATTAGAAAGTCTCGGACTCGTTTTTGTGGATCCAAATAGTTTCCGTGAATTTGACTGGTTTTCGTGAATTGGTCTGAAGTGAATAAACTGGGCTATGTAAAGTCACCATAAGGGGGCAGTACAGGCTGCACTGCCTCGGTGTATTAGCTGAAAAAGTAGTTGTTCTAACAggaaaccaacaacaacaacagtggTGGACATCCAGAGAGGAAACGGAGAGAACTCTAAGATGCTGCGGATTCCCAGACCTCTGGTAGAGGACTTGCGAAATGAATGGTGGAAAGGGTCCATTTCACACTGTTTGGTATGTTATTGGGATGTTGACTCTGCAGGAGATGCCCAGATCTCATCGACTGAAGATGACTGTCCATAATAATggattaaataaagtttcatctactaaattactttactaatttaCTAAATTACTACTGAACATTTTCGAGGACTAGACATGACTAGAGTTCTTAGTTTAGGGTCCTTACAGACTATCTCTGCCATCATTCTACCCGGATCCCACCGCGAGGAGACGATTGTCTCtcctgtgtttgtgtaaataacTTCATGCTGATGGGTGACCTCACCTGTCTCCACCTGTAAATGGCGACCAATAGGAACAGGAGAAGGACAGCAGAAAAGGTCAGAGCTCCAATCAGAGCTGGCATTAAGACAGAGGGAAGTCCTGTAGAACCTGAAAGCAGCAGAGTTTGATCAATAACAGgatcagtttttattaaacGCAGCAATAATCTCTTGAACCTGATTGATCGGAAACTTCAGCTCTGACCTAGGATCAGTTTAAATTGATGAACCTGATCGATCAGAAACTTGTGACACTTACGACGAACGAAGACCTGACTTGAGTTTCCCACCAGGTTGTAAGCAAAACACTCAACAGtgacatcatcagcatcatttGACAGCTGAAGGTGTGTCCTCACTTTGTCCTCCACCTGTGATGTCACACCGGACGACACCTGGTAGACTGCACCTTCTGCACACCTGAAGAAGAGACAGAGGTATTCTATCTGTTTATAGTCACTAAACATGTTGGTAATGAACCTTGTGGCTTGTTCAGGGCTCAGAGAGCCCCTGTGGTACGTACGACTTCTGGACACCTGGACAGGTGAACCACTGGATTGTAGGTGGTGGATATCCAGAGCTGCTGCAGGTCAGAGTGGAGTTCTGCTCAGTTATGTCAGTAGACGGTGAACCTGATGAGGTGACAACGTTCTGGGTttaaccaatcacagaggaTGAAAACGGTTCTTCTTACATCATGTCATcaaaggaagaagaggaagagctaGATGAAGATAAAGAGGTAGAGGTAGATGAGGAAGAGgtagatgaggaggaagaggaaaaggaagatgAAGAGACAGAGGTAGACTGGGAAGAGGTAGAGGAAAATGAAGCgatagaaatattttattttatttatttaacctttatttaaccaggtaaaaaatgtttgagaaccagttctcaaaCAAATATGAAGTAAAGGAAGAGCAAAAGGAAGAGATAAAGCAAGATGGAGAGGTAGAAGTAGAAGAAAAAGAGGTAGAAGAAGAGGTAgaagtaaatgaaaaagaagagggagaggaagagaaagatgaagaaagttTTCTCACGAAAGATCTGGAGGTCCACATCACATGAGCCGAAGAAGAATGCgttggaaaaaataaagttatatcGGCCTCGATCCTCCTGACGCACTCGCCGCAGCAGCATGCTTGCATTCGCcctgtagtaaaaaaaataccacCTTAACAGTCATAACTACCACCTTAACAATTATTCAAAACTAAAAATACCACCTTAACAGTCATAACTACCACCTTAACAACAATTCTAAACCAAAAATACCACCTTAACAGCCATAGCTGCCACCTTAACAATGATTCTAAACCAAAAATACCACCTTAACAGTCATAACTACCACCTTAACAATGATTCTAAACCAAAAATACCACCTTAACAGTCATAACTACCACCTTAACAATGATTCTAAACCATAAATACCACCTTAACAGCCATAGCTGCCACCTTAACAATGATTCTAAACCAAAAATACCACCTTAACAGTCATAACTACCACCTTAACAATGATTCTAAACCAAAAATACCACCTCAACAgtctttataataaaagaaaggttTATCTGGACATCACATTTAATGCACAAAACAGTTTAAAGtgcttaacagaaaacattaaagcattacagcagggagcAGGAGGCAATAACAAGtgtcttaaaaaataaactttaaaagaaatgaaataaaactagaaagaaacaggccaaaataaaacagataaaatgtagtaaataaagttccagtttgGGGAATCAACAGCTGTTCTAATGAAAGACAGTAagtagaaaagttttaaccctgatgtaaaactgctgagtcagcagacctgcaggtttctgggagtttgttccacatgtgaggagcataaaagctgaacgctgcctctccacgtttagttctgacttggaacagaaagtagacctgaccctgatgacctgagggatctggttgttcataatgaaccagaagatcctgaatggattctggtcctaaaccaatcaggtctttgtaaactaacagcaggattttggaAGTCAGTTCTTTGCCAGACAGGAAGACTGGGTTAACAACTCTTCTACCTTGTTTCCTGTCCAGATGCTGACCTGTCGTGGAGCTTCTTATGATGTATTCTTTCATCACAGCCTCACCGTTTCCACACTGACGCACAGCTTTACATCCTCAAACAAATTCTCTGGTTTCTAAACCCAATTTTCCTTTAGTCATTTATGGGGAGAGGGGTCTTTGACAAAGGTGAGCAGCTCCATCAGGCTGCTGGAGAATGAGCCAAGTACACGATTGACACactggcagtgcattgtgggacttatAGTGTTATGGCTGTGCGTACACTCTATCAGTGGGGCTGCTCTGATAGTAATTAGATATGATCATGTGGGCAAAAAATAATTCATGGGCCGCAGGCCTTGAGTTTGACACGTGGTATTGGCAGAAAGACCACCTTAACAGTGACTATGAACACAAATACCACACTAAGAGTGACTAATGGTGGTATATTTAGTTGATAAGGTTTGCTAAGGTGGTATTTCTGGTTGATATGTGCTTTCAGCATGTAGTATGTTAGCGGTCTTACCTGTAGCCATTAACCGTGTAGTCTTGCTGGTATACTGTGGTGCCATTATTGTTAATGTGATTTGGTGCCGTCCAGcgctgctctctgattggaggATATGCTTCGATCCGAAAGGTGAGAGTCACATCTCCACCTTCATACACCTCCACTATGCTGCTGTTGCTAATGTTAGCAACGATAGCCTTGTTAAGGTTCATTCTGTTAGCGCTAACATTAGCAATCAATTCTTCTTTCGCTTCCTGAGGCTGGCTGCTAATGTTAGCAAACAGATCTTCTCTGACTTTCATGGTGTTTGTGGTGCGGGTCAGCCGGTAAATCTGCAGATAGGGCtgatctgatgaagaggagaaagggtcaacattcatttcatttatttatttatttcaggcaGTTGCATTGACAGTAagaaacacaaaagagaaacaGGTGAGACATGCAAGTCTGTCGATattcaaataaaccaaaaatagaaacagaaaaatgcaaaaaaaataaataaataaaataaatagaaaacaatatATTGCCTGAAAGGGAGtgggaagaagaaaacttaCATATTCCCACCCCATTTTGCATTCCAGATTGCAGCTACAACTTTTGTGCTACACTCACAGACAAGTGCTAAGTTCTGACAATAGGTACAGTAGACAACAATTGTCACTACACTGCAGTCATTTAACCaacagtggtaaaaaaaaaaaaaaaaggagaacagATATATTCACGCGATAGGAACATGATAACACAGGCAGGATAGCGATCTCATACACATTAAGGTAACCTTTCATTATACTGAGACCAGATTAGATGCTTATATAACATTTTGAATCTGTGGACATTTCAATATTGTTTCTGTTGTGAGCTGAGACTGTTCCAGAGTTTCACCGCAAATACAGACACAAAAACTGAGTAGTTCGGAATTTAGGTAAGATAAAGTCTCCAAATCCTCTCATTTTATAATCACTTATTCGAACTATAAAAAGCTGTTGTAGGTTTATTGGCAACATTTTATTGAATGCTTTGAATGAAATTATAGATGTTTTATAATTTACAAGATCTGAAAACTTTAACACTTTAGACtgcaatatatatatgtatatatatatatatatatatatatatgtatatatatatatatatatatatatatatatatatatatatatatatgtatatatatatatatatatatatatatatatatataagtatggTCCAAAAATCCAACCTTATGCATAATCCTCACTGCACATTTCTGTAAAACAACCAGTGGATTTAATGTTGTCCGACAAGTGTTCCCCCACACTTCAACACAATGTGCGAAATATGGGAGGAACAAGGTGCAACATAAGATACGGAGTGGGTTCTTATCAAGGTATGCCTTAACTTTGCTTAAGATTGAGAGGTTTTTAGAGATTTTGGTTTGTATGTGTCTAACGTGGGGCTTCCATGATAATTTCTTATCAATTATAATTCCTAAAAAATTACTCTCATTTACATATTCAATATGAATACCGTCAATGGCGTTAAGTAATTCTGACATCTTATTTTGACTATTGAACATTATAGCTTTagttttatctatatttatagATCATTTATTCATATCCatccacttttttgttttttcaattcAATATTCACAGTTTCTATAAGCTCATTATAACTGCCACCACTAAGAAAGATGttagtatcatctgcatagagaACCAGTGTAAGTACTTTGGATACATTGAAAATATCATtcatataaatattaaacagtATAGGCCCTAATACAGAGCCCTGGGGGGCACCACAAACAATACTAAGCTTATTAGATGTTGACTGCCCCATTTTTACGTACTGTACTCTTCCTGTTAGGTAACATTCCAGCCAGTCTCTGGCTATCCCCCGAAATCCATAGTTTTCCAGTTTACTGAGTAAGATTGAATGATTAATGGTATTGAAAGCTATTTTAAGAGCAACAAAAAACCCACAGCATACTTTCTACTATCTAAGGCAGTAGTGATTTCTTTGATTGCTTCAGTTATGGCCATTGAGGTAGTTCGTTGAGGTCTGAAACCATATTGGCCTTCATGTAATAATTGATGTTTCTTGAGAAACCTTTCAAGTTAAGAGTTGAAAAGCTTCTCCAGAATTTTTGCAAATTGAGGCAATATAGATATTGGTCTGTAATTTGTGAATCTATTTTTGTTATCATttttgaataaagaattacttttgcgattttcattttttttggaaaacaaCCAGACTGAAATGATTGATTATAGATATGCGTTAGGGGCTTAACAGTGTTTGGAATAACTTTTTTAATCAGTGTTATGCTGATATCATGACAGTCAGTAAATAATTTGCGCTTACACTGCAGCACAGTATTTGTCACTTCCATCTCATCTGACACTGGATTCTCTGTGATAGTCTTCTTACTTTTATCATATCATGATCTAAGATTTCCGCAGCCAATTCGGGGCCGACTTTTacaaaaaactcatttaaactaTTTActatattattcatattataaatCTCCCTATCTCCATCAATAAAATAGTCGGGATAAGTTGATTCGGAGGATCTTTGTTTAATTAAGGTATTTAAAACATCCCAAGTtcctttaatattatttttattttcatatgacTTACTTTTATCATAAAGCTGCTTACTTGTTCTTATCATGTCTGTTAAACCGAAATGGTATTTCttaattgatttttattaatattattagtttattttgttgGGCAGTTATCTTAGAGTTTGAATTGATGCAATCTAATTTTAAAAGaactatttttaatttctaatttgtCAACGAAAATATACGTCAGTCACATAACGTCATCAGCCTTTGCTGTGCTGGCGGCTTTTGTAGTGTGCGAACCCTGCAGTGGCCTAACcataaaaaaatcccaaaaaagaaaagtttccgAAGAAAATAGGGAGTTTAATTCAGCGTGGACATATTCATTTGCCTTCATCGCCAATGACGCTGGCTTACCTTCGTGCTTGATATGTGGTGAGAAGATAGcgaacaacaaaaaatgtaacgTTGAAAGACACTTCCAAAACAAGCACTCTGCATTTACCGAAAAAATACCCAACCGAAGATGAGCGAAAGAGAGCAAGTTCAGAACAGCTACGAAAAACTGAAGAGAGCAAACTATCTTTCAAGAAGTGGATTACCTCTCCACAGTCAACTAGCACAGCTAGTTTTGTGGCACCTCTGGAGATCGTAAAGAGGTGGAAGCCGTTCACAGACGGGGAATATATGAAAGATTCGTTCATAAAAATATCAGAGCATCTATTCTCcgattttaaaaacaagcaggaaATAGTTcggaaaattaaagaaatgccTC
The sequence above is a segment of the Melanotaenia boesemani isolate fMelBoe1 chromosome 15, fMelBoe1.pri, whole genome shotgun sequence genome. Coding sequences within it:
- the csf1rb gene encoding macrophage colony-stimulating factor 1 receptor 2 isoform X2, with product MWLHSLLLLLALGCSDSENPGQPRIHLNAKFLPNQSEVVLSDGSAFNLSCHGNRPVELSSTALHLRYEEKLLNPLEIKHAVPKYTGTYTCRYSNHSLEHLSTWIHLYFKKPADPASVFVTPRIIPSLKEGDDFLFMCLLTDPSVTNLTLQSEDRDGGLPMGMNVTMDPRKGALIADLRMSFRGRYTCSGWKNGQEFRSTPFDLLVVRREPVEITCQASNPSHFYSVTWTHPHIQSLKSTTSSVFVNNQLLIFSTLNVSSVRRIHSGMYTCTAINEAGVAMVTAQLRVLDQPYLQIYRLTRTTNTMKVREDLFANISSQPQEAKEELIANVSANRMNLNKAIVANISNSSIVEVYEGGDVTLTFRIEAYPPIREQRWTAPNHINNNGTTVYQQDYTVNGYRANASMLLRRVRQEDRGRYNFIFSNAFFFGSCDVDLQIFRSPSTDITEQNSTLTCSSSGYPPPTIQWFTCPGVQKSCAEGAVYQVSSGVTSQVEDKVRTHLQLSNDADDVTVECFAYNLVGNSSQVFVRRSTGLPSVLMPALIGALTFSAVLLLFLLVAIYRWRQKPKYEIRWKIIESTDGNSYTFIDPTQLPYNQKWEFPRDKLRLGAVLGSGAFGKVVEATAFGLGTDNQATRVAVKMLKPSAHSEEREALMSELKILSHLGYHDNIVNLLGACTQGGPMFMITEYCSHGDLLNFLRAHAQHFMASMWSLDKVEEKWYYKNLGVQQARLRSDSGISCCSEYQEMQPVLSPGQTAPGVLSDSLSICDLMKFSYQVAQGLDFLSTRNCIHRDVAARNVLLTDCHVAKICDFGLARDIQDDDSYIIQGNARLPVKWMSPESIFQCVYTVQSDVWSYGVLLWEIFSLGKSPYPNVAVDTNFYKMIKDGRHMDQPDFAPAQMYYLMKLCWSLEPTHRPTFKTIGKLISRLLPSTSDALPQHNEQLTYRNINEVREQEEEEEEVRGDTPKRKEEEQGHHDNRGDGDEREPMMKNIYQLS